The sequence GGCAATTGACTGCGCAGCCCGCTTGCGTCGAGATGCATAGCGTGCCGCGATTTTCTTCCGGAATGAACACGGTTTCGACTGCATTGCCCTGCCCTACATCGAGCAGCCACTTGCGTGTACCGTCGGTCGAGGTGTGATCACTGATCACCGCAGGAGACTGCACCACTGCGCGGGTCGCGAGCTTGTCGCGCAGTGATTTGGCCAGATCCGTCATTGCCGTGAAATCACTGGCTCCGAACTGGTGGATCCAGCGCTGCAATTGCTTGGCGCGGAACGGCTTCTCACCCAGTTCGCCGCAATAAGCAACGAGCTGCGCGGGATCGAGGTCCAGCAAATTGGTGAGAGCCATGGCGTCCTAACAATGTGGCCGCAATATCGCTGCGGCCGGATTTAAAAATTAACGGGAATAAATATTCAGTGCTGGGAAGAAATACGCGATTTCGACTTGTGCGGTATCGACGGCATCCGAACCATGGACAGCGTTGGCATCGATCGAGTCAGCGAAGTCAGCACGGATCGTACCTTTGTCGGCTTTTTTCGGATCGGTGGCGCCGAGCAGGTCGCGGTGCTTGGCAATGGCGTTTTCGCCTTCGAGGGCCTGAACCACAACAGGACCGGAGATCATGAAGTCAACCAGATCCTTGAAGAAAGGACGGGCGCTGTGCACGGCGTAAAAGCCTTCGGCTTCGGTGCGTGACAGATGCATCATGCGCGAAGCGATGATTTTCAAACCAGCGTTTTCAAAACGGGTGTAAATTTGGCCAATGACATTTTTTGCGACGGCGTCCGGCTTGATAATTGACAGGGTGCGTTCGATAGACATCTGTAAAAACTCCAATGAAATTAAAGGGTTAAGTGTTGAATTTGATCCACCAACGAACGCGGGATTTTAGCATGAAAGCCCCTCGATTAAACCAAAAC comes from Actimicrobium sp. CCC2.4 and encodes:
- the ndk gene encoding nucleoside-diphosphate kinase, whose amino-acid sequence is MSIERTLSIIKPDAVAKNVIGQIYTRFENAGLKIIASRMMHLSRTEAEGFYAVHSARPFFKDLVDFMISGPVVVQALEGENAIAKHRDLLGATDPKKADKGTIRADFADSIDANAVHGSDAVDTAQVEIAYFFPALNIYSR